A genomic segment from Nicotiana tabacum cultivar K326 chromosome 9, ASM71507v2, whole genome shotgun sequence encodes:
- the LOC107777250 gene encoding uncharacterized protein LOC107777250, whose protein sequence is MKSLVLPSSSSQIPPWLILFCRRHLCTSSISSSLTNQHPQISELSPSDSLEKPILNPQDSEKPVPLHDIDHSCDRPFSKDGGFTKNHVVDVLLSHRDDPDSAYRYFQTARLQRGFLHTKSDPFFVLLHILVSCTMHQHKARRLLDNYAFSDSGPSATVIFNGLVNCCKAFDFELNPRVFNFLINSCVKVNRLNDAIDCFNEMVELDITPWIPITNKLLKALVRHGMIGVVRDLYTDVVSRGICYDYRTVHILMSACLREGKMEEAVKLFKEAKMSGIKLDAGLYSLCVYVACKEQNLGFALELLGEMKDRGWVPSEGTYVNMISTCVKQRNMVEALRLKDEMLSNGHPMNLVVSTSLMKGYHVQGNLSSALDLFDKLAEYGLTPNKVTYAVLIEGCCKNGNIEKAVEIYRQMKLAGIKPNVYVENSLIKGFLSVNLLDEALNVFDEAINSGTANVFAYNSIIAWFCKKGRMDDAQNVWDKMVDNGVVPSIASYNNMILGNCRNGNMDKALDLFSQLPERQLKANVVTYSILIDGYFRKGDTDKARNMFDQMVTSGIAPTDYTFNTLISGLSKAGKMSEAKDLLKKIVAGGLLPTCMSYNSLLDGFLKEDDVTSALDVYRELCDNGISPDVVTYTTLIDGFCKSNNIDLALKMLNEMRNREIKLDVIAYAVLIDGFCKRRDMKSASELFDEILQVGLSPNLFVYNSMISGFKNVNNMEAALVLRDRMINEGVTCDLETYTTLIDGLLKDGKIVRASDLFTEMLGKGIMPDDITYTVLVHGLCNKGQVENAHKVLEEMCKKSTTPNVLIYNTLIAGYFKEGNLHEAFRLHDEMLDKGLKPDDATYDILVSGSFRGNSFALGTSLPQ, encoded by the coding sequence ATGAAATCTTTAGTTctcccttcttcttcctcacagATTCCTCCATGGCTAATCCTCTTTTGCAGACGCCATCTTTGCACTTCTTCAATCTCATCCTCACTAACAAATCAACACCCACAAATTTCTGAACTTTCCCCTTCAGATTCTCTCGAAAAACCCATCTTAAACCCTCAAGATTCTGAAAAGCCTGTACCTTTACATGACATTGACCATTCTTGTGACAGACCCTTTTCAAAAGATGGTGGGTTTACCAAGAATCATGTAGTTGATGTGCTTTTGAGCCACAGAGATGACCCTGATTCAGCTTATAGGTATTTTCAAACTGCTAGGCTACAACGGGGTTTTTTGCATACTAAATCTGACCCTTTCTTTGTTTTGCTTCACATATTAGTAAGTTGTACAATGCATCAACATAAAGCTCGACGCTTGCTTGATAATTATGCTTTTAGTGACTCTGGTCCATCTGCTACTGTTATTTTTAATGGTTTAGTTAATTGTTGCAAGGCTTTTGATTTCGAGTTAAATCCTCGAGTTTTTAATTTCTTGATAAATAGTTGTGTGAAAGTTAATCGATTGAATGATGCAATTGATTGTTTTAATGAGATGGTTGAACTTGATATAACACCGTGGATCCCGATTACGAACAAGCTTTTAAAGGCATTGGTGAGGCACGGCATGATTGGAGTAGTGCGAGATTTGTATACTGATGTAGTGTCTAGAGGGATCTGTTATGATTATCGAACTGTGCATATTTTGATGTCTGCTTGTCtgagagaagggaaaatggaGGAGGCAGTGAAGCTTTTTAAGGAGGCTAAGATGAGTGGGATTAAGCTTGACGCAGGGCTGTATAGCCTTTGTGTTTATGTCGCCTGTAAGGAGCAGAATCTAGGTTTTGCGTTGGAGTTGTTGGGGGAGATGAAAGACAGGGGTTGGGTTCCTTCTGAGGGCACTTATGTGAACATGATTTCCACTTGTGTGAAGCAAAGGAATATGGTTGAGGCGTTAAGGCTCAAGGATGAAATGCTTAGTAATGGGCATCCAATGAACTTGGTGGTTTCAACAAGTTTGATGAAAGGGTATCATGTGCAGGGCAATTTATCAAGTGCTTTGGATTTGTTTGACAAACTGGCCGAGTATGGACTCACTCCAAACAAGGTGACATATGCAGTTTTAATAGAAGGATGCTGTAAAAATGGGAATATTGAAAAAGCAGTAGAAATTTACAGGCAGATGAAACTTGCTGGTATCAAGCCCAATGTTTATGTTGAGAATTCATTAATAAAGGGATTTTTGAGTGTTAACTTGTTAGATGAAGCATTGAATGTGTTTGATGAGGCAATAAATTCGGGGACGGCCAATGTTTTCGCTTACAATAGTATAATAGCCTGGTTTTGTAAGAAGGGTCGAATGGATGACGCTCAAAACGTGTGGGATAAGATGGTTGATAATGGAGTTGTACCTTCTATAGCTTCGTACAACAATATGATTCTGGGAAATTGCAGAAACGGGAATATGGACAAAGCATTGGATTTGTTCTCTCAGTTGCCAGAAAGGCAGTTGAAAGCTAATGTTGTAACATATAGCATTTTGATTGACGGATATTTTAGAAAAGGTGACACTGATAAAGCGAGGAACATGTTTGATCAAATGGTCACTTCAGGAATTGCCCCTACTGACTACACATTCAATACCCTAATAAGTGGTCTGTCTAAAGCCGGCAAAATGTCAGAGGCAAAAGATTTGCTTAAAAAGATTGTTGCAGGAGGTCTCCTTCCAACATGCATGTCTTACAATAGCCTATTAGATGGATTTTTGAAGGAAGATGATGTCACCTCAGCATTGGATGTTTACAGAGAGTTGTGCGATAACGGGATTTCCCCAGATGTTGTAACTTACACAACTTTGATTGATGGATTCTGCAAAAGCAATAACATTGATCTAGCTTTAAAAATGCTGAATGAGATGAGAAATAGAGAAATTAAGTTAGATGTTATTGCGTATGCTGTCCTTATAGATGGCTTTTGCAAAAGAAGAGACATGAAAAGTGCTTCTGAACTTTTTGATGAAATCCTTCAAGTTGGTCTATCTCCTAACCTATTTGTGTATAACAGCATGATAAGTGGGTTTAAAAATGTAAATAATATGGAAGCAGCACTAGTCTTGCGTGATAGGATGATCAATGAAGGCGTTACATGTGATTTGGAAACATACACCACATTGATTGATGGGCTTCTAAAGGATGGAAAAATAGTTAGGGCATCTGATTTGTTCACCGAGATGCTTGGAAAGGGTATAATGCCTGACGACATCACATATACTGTTCTTGTACACGGTCTTTGCAATAAAGGTCAGGTTGAGAATGCCCACAAGGTCTTAGAGGAGATGTGTAAAAAGAGTACGACTCCTAATGTTCTGATTTATAATACACTAATTGCTGGATACTTCAAGGAGGGAAATTTGCATGAGGCATTTAGGTTGCATGATGAAATGCTTGACAAAGGTCTTAAGCCCGATGATGCAACCTATGATATTCTTGTGAGTGGATCATTCAGAGGAAACAGTTTCGCTCTTGGTACTTCATTGCCGCAATGA
- the LOC142161704 gene encoding uncharacterized protein LOC142161704 encodes MRFKKGDKVEVMNRAEVPISWRAAEIVSGNGHTCSVRYGSGSPMQSENIKERVSRKMIRPCPPVVQCVETWAPGDIVEVYNDCSWKVAIMLSILPRDRYLVRLLGCSLELSIPISGMRDRQNWKDGKWIFIRKGCDQAGTQRSNKISAQDYNRKMKSQPLQLDAHTKVLGETDCLATEGKNRGQESCLISSRSLKRMSPYCTCGVDSLYGNAQKFQAIETDNRRQRAALVTLQEKVDAVAYPRGTLGEKYVHTSINIRSNGFNELKREDLGGVIGFSPRRSLEPSDSDNDACSVGSCSVTSERPNELLGHLPRVSRRVSGGLCSDAESFCGSGPSGYKEKSHNNPPEEELATSVHRLELHAYHCTLVALYAYGPLTWEKEALLTDLRITLHISNDEHLMELKNLISSKGSYYIK; translated from the exons ATGAGGTTCAAAAAGGGTGATAAGGTGGAAGTAATGAACAGAGCTGAGGTGCCAATCTCATGGCGTGCTGCCGAGATAGTGTCTGGTAATGGCCACACTTGCAGTGTTAGATATGGTTCTGGTTCACCAATGCAAAGTGAAAATATCAAAGAAAGGGTATCAAGGAAAATGATAAGGCCCTGCCCCCCTGTAGTGCAGTGTGTGGAGACTTGGGCACCTGGGGACATTGTGGAGGTATATAATGACTGCTCTTGGAAAGTTGCCATCATGCTCAGTATTTTACCACGTGATCGTTATTTGGTGAGACTACTTGGTTGCTCTCTGGAACTTAGCATTCCTATATCAGGCATGAGAGATCGACAAAATTGGAAAGATGGCAAATGGATTTTTATCAGAAAG GGTTGTGATCAAGCTGGGACCCAGAGATCTAACAAAATTTCAGCTCAAGATTATAATCGGAAGATGAAGTCGCAGCCGCTGCAACTTGATGCACATACTAAAGTTCTTGGAGAAACTGATTGTTTAGCCACTGAAGGGAAAAATAGAGGACAAGAGTCTTGTTTAATCTCATCAAGATCCCTAAAGAGAATGTCTCCTTACTGCACATGTGGTGTTGATTCACTTTATGGGAATGCTCAGAAATTTCAAGCAATTGAGACAGATAATCGCAGGCAACGAGCAGCTCTGGTGACCTTACAGGAAAAGGTAGATGCTGTTGCTTACCCAAGAGGGACTCTGGGTGAAAAATACGTGCATACTTCCATTAACATTAGATCAAATGGATTTAATGAATTGAAGAGAGAAGATTTAGGTGGTGTCATTGGCTTTTCCCCTAGGAGAAGCTTGGAACCTAGTGATTCTGATAACGATGCCTGCTCTGTTGGTAGTTGTAGTGTCACTAGTGAGAGACCAAACGAATTATTAGGTCATCTTCCACGAGTTTCACGTCGAGTGTCAGGTGGCCTTTGTAGTGATGCAGAGTCGTTTTGTGGTTCAGGTCCTTCAGGATATAAGGAGAAAAGTCACAATAATCCTCCAGAAGAGGAATTGGCAACAAGTGTTCATAGATTAGAGTTGCATGCTTATCACTGCACCCTGGTGGCATTATATGCTTATGGACCATTAACTTGGGAAAAAGAAGCATTATTAACTGATCTTCGTATAACACTGCATATTTCAAATGATGAACATTTGATGGAGCTAAAGAACCTAATTTCTTCTAAAGGTTCATATTATATCAAATAG
- the LOC107777251 gene encoding uncharacterized protein LOC107777251 produces the protein MMLFAAIQVGIKWGYCKQLLSQKSWQISRITVLHGRFVVGRCRHVVNFVWYILYNFREDGAVAEGAFHLAEVPVDTSRGYSRYLFGLFAFCFVGHGLFKLVNKSLKLVNFTA, from the exons ATGATGCTGTTTGCGGCCATTCAAGTGGGCATAAAATGGGGATACTGTAAGCAACTGCTTTCCCAGAAATCTTGGCAAATCTCTCGTATCACAG TTCTTCATGGAAGATTTGTTGTTGGAAGATGTAGACATGTAGTGAATTTTGTTTGGTACATTCTATATAACTTTAG GGAGGATGGGGCCGTGGCTGAAGGGGCGTTTCACCTGGCAGAGGTGCCAGTTGATACCTCAAGAGGTTATTCCAGATACCTGTTTG GCCTTTTTGCTTTTTGCTTTGTCGGCCATGGATTGTTCAAGCTTGTAAACAAGTCATTAAAACTCG TTAATTTCACTGCCTAG